The following proteins are encoded in a genomic region of Silene latifolia isolate original U9 population unplaced genomic scaffold, ASM4854445v1 scaffold_79, whole genome shotgun sequence:
- the LOC141640449 gene encoding F-box/LRR-repeat protein At3g59190-like — MRPPMKLGKHVDDPISEDCCFDRITSLPEELLSHLLSFLPTRCAVRTSTLSTRWRYLFTLTTSLSFDDAPCFGLPGRNEVIEATRKFKLFVDKVLELHQISPINKFTLLCKCTYDNSDLNRWISVAVQKGVQELHYKFLGQGDYCLPEVSFMCETLVSLTISSFHNLFQTPPSVSLPNLKILNLDRIIFTDFNSMERLFYSCVSLEELTLKCCASDAHGHAIYRTGILKVLVVERCSFRLGTFEIDAPNLAYLTYSSNIGVKIVPSWKYSCSFIQAELSFMCYTYDDFDASEDSVGYDRELLKAAAYKASKLSFEMDSQMTLYTLGDEEQMPDFPSLSRLQLDDCPYESWKYVTSLIDKSPQLETVIFGSGFHCCQCSSGHYYPDRCACNYQSPSDIPLEALVPFSCHAQVIEVCNFCGHKGSLSLMGHLLRNASVLKRLVVFTICHFNPNPEEELKIINDLLMLPRASLDCCLEINKVAVPSFHCMSYVEVPQ, encoded by the exons ATGAGACCACCTATGAAGCTTGGTAAACATGTAGACGACCCGATAAGTGAGGATTGTTGTTTCGACAGGATCACCAGTTTACCGGAGGAACTGCTTAGTCACTTGCTTTCCTTTTTGCCAACACGGTGTGCCGTGAGAACAAGTACTTTATCAACGAGATGGCGGTACCTTTTTACTTTAACAACTAGTCTTTCTTTTGATGATGCACCATGTTTTGGTCTTCCGGGAAGAAATGAGGTTATAGAAGCAACGCGAAAGTTTAAGCTGTTTGTTGATAAAGTTTTGGAATTGCACCAAATCTCACCCATCAACAAATTTACTTTACTTTGTAAATGCACCTATGATAATTCCGATTTGAATCGATGGATTAGTGTTGCGGTACAAAAAGGTGTTCAAGAGCTTCATTATAAGTTTCTCGGTCAGGGTGATTATTGTTTGCCTGAAGTTTCCTTCATGTGTGAAACACTAGTAAGTTTGACAATATCAAGTTTTCACAATCTCTTCCAAACTCCTCCATCAGTCTCGTTGCCAAATCTCAAGATTCTTAATCTGGATAGGATCATATTCACTGATTTTAATTCTATGGAAAGATTGTTTTATAGTTGTGTTTCGCTTGAAGAATTGACTCTCAAGTGTTGCGCCTCTGACGCTCATGGTCATGCTATCTATCGTACTGGAATACTCAAAGTTTTAGTAGTGGAACGGTGCAGCTTTCGACTCGGTACATTTGAGATTGATGCCCCTAATCTGGCATATTTAACTTACAGTTCAAATATTGGTGTAAAAATTGTTCCGTCGTGGAAATATTCATGCTCTTTTATCCAGGCAGAACTAAGTTTTATGTGCTATACATATGATGATTTTGATGCTAGTGAAGATTCAGTCGGGTATGACCGCGAACTTCTTAAAGCCGCTGCCTATAAAGCCTCAAAATTATCTTTTGAAATGGACTCACAAATG ACTCTTTACACGCTGGGTGACGAGGAGCAAATGCCTGATTTTCCTAGTCTGTCAAGATTACAACTTGATGACTGTCCTTATGAATCATGGAAATATGTGACAAGCTTGATTGACAAATCTCCTCAACTTGAAACTGTCATCTTTGGATCG GGATTTCATTGCTGCCAATGTTCATCAGGACATTACTATCCGGATCGATGTGCCTGTAACTATCAGTCACCTTCAGACATCCCTCTAGAGGCTCTGGTCCCTTTTTCGTGTCACGCCCAAGTGATTGAAGTGTGCAACTTTTGTGGGCATAAGGGTTCCTTGTCACTTATGGGGCATCTTCTTAGAAATGCAAGTGTTCTTAAGAGGTTGGTCGTCTTTACAATATGCCATTTTAATCCGAATCCGGAGGAGGAACTGAAGATTATCAATGACTTGTTGATGCTTCCAAGGGCTTCGTTAGATTGCTGTCTAGAAATAAACAAGGTCGCTGTCCCTAGCTTTCATTGCATGTCTTATGTAGAAGTTCCTCAGTAG